TGCTAAAGATCTGGtgccattatttgtatggggtgcaTGTTGATATTTTCACATATCACAAAAGTCTACAGTACATCTTCAGGCAAAGAGAATTGAATCTTCGTCAGAGAAGATGGCTCAAATTGCTCAAGGATTATGATGTCGATATCCTCTACCATCCCAAGAAAGCAAATGTTGTAGCTGATGCTCTCAACCGGCATTCTATGGGAAGCTTAGCTCATGCTGAAGTAGACAAGTGAACTATGACAAAGGAAGTCCACCGCTTAGCAAGTCTAAGAGTTCTGTTTTTGGACTCCAAAAGTGGTGACGTTGTTCTTCAAAATAGGGTTGAATCCTCCTTAGTAGCCAAAGTGAAGAAAAATCAATTCAGTGATCCCTACTTATTGCAGCTGAAGGAGAGGATTCACAAACACAAGACTATGGCTTTTGAACAAGGGGGAGATGAAGGTACTTTGAGGTATAGAGTCAAACTATGCGTTCCAGTCATAGATGGGCTCAGGGAGCGGATTATGTCAGAACCCACAATTtcaggtattctattcacccaggttccacaaagatgtatcatgatcttaaggagatttattggtggaacgacaTAAAAAAGAACGTAGCAGATTCTATGGCTAAGTGTCCAAATTATCAACATGTGAAAGCCGAACACCAGAGGCCTAGTGGTTTGGCTCAGAGTATAGAAATTCCCGTTTGGAAATAGAGATGATAAACATTAAACTCATAACAGGTTTACCTCCCTCGCTTCATAAGCATGGttcgatttgggtgattgtagaccgACTTACCAAGTCAGCTCACGTTTTACCAGTGAAGACTACAGATTCAGCAGAGGATTGCCAAGTTGTATATCCAGGAAATTGTCCGATTGCATGGGAATCATTTGTCCATCATCTCAGATTGTGGTACTCAGTTCATATCGAACTTTTGGAAATCCTTTCAGAAAGGATTGAGCACAAGGGTGAACCTCGGCACGGCTCTTTATCCTTAAACAGATGGCCAGGCAGAGCGCAACATTCAGACTTTTGAGGATATGTTGAGGGTGTGTGCTATCGATTTTAAAGATTATTGGGATGATCATATACCCCTcattgagtttgcttataataatagctaccactCTAGTATCACGATGGCACCATACAAAGCTATGTATGGGCGAAGGTATAGATCACCAATTGGTAGGTTCGAAGTTGGCGATTCAGATTTGTTAGGACTTGATTTGGTCTATCAGGCTATAGAGAAAGTCAACATGATTCAAGAGCATTTGAAGACGGCTaagagtcgccaaaagtcctatTTGGACGTGCGGTGTAGggacttagagttccaagttgatgattgggtatttctAAAAGTTTTGCCTATAAGAGGCGTTATGAGACTTGGGAAAAGGGGAAGCTTAGTCCCTGATATTGGGTCATATAGAATCATGCGAAGGATTGGGCAGGTGGCTTATGATTTAGAATTGCCACAAGAATTACTATTGTACACCTaatgtttcatgtgtctatgttgaagaaatTCATTGGAGACCCGTCACTTGTGGTTCCTACGGAGATTATAGGGGTTAAAGATAGCCTGGCTTACGAAGAAATTCCAGAGGCTATTCTTGATCGTCAAATCTGCAAGTTCAAAACTAAGGAAATTGCTTTAGTGAAAGTGCTTTGGAGGAATAGAAAGGTTGAAAAGCTACGTGGGAAGCCTAAGAGAACATGAAGTCCAGATATCCCCATCTGTTTGAAGAGAAAACATAAAATGTAGAAGGTAATTAACCTTTCCATTAGACCTTATATTATAATCTACATGTCTTTCAGTATTTAATCGGCTCAGTATTCAGTCAATTCAGTTGTCATTCAGTTCAGTATCTCATCAGTTCAGTAATTATGTATTCGTTCAGTCTAGTATACATAGGTTCATGATAGTTTAGTATTCACATGTTTCCATCAGACCTGTTTACGGTCCAGAGTTAGTCATTGTTACAGTCAAGACAATCATTCGGGGACGATTGATCCCAAGggggaaataatgtaatactCCATAAATTCGGCTTAGATGTGGACATGTTAAATGAGTAGTAATGTTATATTTTAGACATGTGAAGTTTTATCGGGGTGAGTATGGGTGGAAATAGTTGAATTAGAATCAAGACAGAGAGTGAGCTGAATAAGATTCgataaaatcgactaagttttTTATTAGACTCcctattttcgtacatgaaaatacgccataaataaattaattaataagaGCTCGGAAGTGATATATTGCGTCCCGCATTTTTGTACATTGATGTTTCGTCATAAGTTAATCAACGTAAGCACGataatgagattattttggaattataagtattattctatttcaaacaaggaataagtaaattcatgaaggtgaaagggtaagcaaataaaaaaaatgaatttcgccaaagtttgacattttgggataaaatacggtatgagctaaaatacctgatatttatgAATTAGTAACATACAATGTACCATATGGTCATggtagtaaggtgtataaagtatattaaaagtgagtagtattttaagtaagttgagataatttttaattatgtgggtaattggttaattattgtgTAATGggatattacctagttaattaaagATTACTACATAAGGATTTAACCCCCAACAAGGGAATTACGTGGCATCCACCAAACCTTGTGACTCTTAACTCATGGTAGAGTAAGGTGGCAAGATCTAAATCATTTGGATTATGTGGTGGATGGATAAAACATATCTCTAACTTTCATAAAACTATGGACAAAACATATCTCTAACTTAAGAGATATGGTTGGATAAGAAATGTGAATCACAACTATTTCCAAAGGCATCTGATGAGGATTCAACGTAAATGTTGTATGTTACAACCGAAATTCATGTGAGCAACGCCCCAGGACCTTCAACAATTTAAATTAACCtgagattttgcaattttaagggagtacggtgtaatctttctcaagagaatcgactcaggtatgttaaggttatccctcctttcttttgacatgatctatacgacatgaatgaaacgagaaaatgcacaactttcataaatcaCTCTgttcgtagaaatgctagagatgtgtatattcCTATTCtgccatgtgtcatattattctataaTATGTTCATGGGCATTAAAATAAGTAAGTTGGTAAAGTtcatttcatgatattaatcagaggcataatggtcttatgacgttctgAGAAatttttattgacgtacttctaatgcattgcattcatttatacatgtgcatttacccatcaCTCATACGATATTATATACACGTACATATGTATATATCTATGTATATGATATATGGGGAAAAGGTTGcgtcgttatatacgcatcaccacctgattagctggtatatgatgatgatattgcccacagtggctgaaatgatatgatggaatgccctcagaggcttgatgatgttatgaacacatgtacctatgcacaatatgacattcatatgcatattcatgacactataattatttcatgatttacagaattATCCAGacatacaggttgagtcatttactctatatttcttttatttctgttatgtacttatttacgtgccttacatactcggtacattattcgtactaacgtcccttttgcttggggacgctgcgtttcatgcccgcaggtcccgatagacaggtcgagatccCTCCAAGTAGGCAATCAGCTTAgaggaagatgttggtgcgctctatttgctttggcgttgcttgtttggttagtatgatttagacgtgtattgtttggtatggtggaactctgtcccgacctttgtgaagattatgtattcttagagtcttttagacagatgtcatatacataaaatattgtatggccttgtcggcctatgttcagtatacgagtggttatttttgtCGTATAGTctcgtacgtcatatgtataagtttggattacatgttggatcATCCAATGTCAAGTATTTCTCCATTATTTATTGTACTTATCTCACGATAGTCTCTCTGGCTCATATACCTATGGtagtatgatacgaaagataCGCTACGTAGGTACTctgttgagtaaggtactgggtgcccgtcgtagaccatcggtttgggtcgtgataaaagtggtatcagagtagtttggtcctagggagtctacaagtcgtgtctagtagagtcttatttatgggtgtgccGTACACCGCACTTATAAGCTGGAGGCTATAGGGAATTTAGGGCGATCACTCTTTCTGCTTattctagatcatgtggtagagttcaattgtaagaactcaatttcctaaactctatcttattcataatatgaTAATGATTACATCCAGAAAGATGATTagtaagagatatagttgtggaagagttgagtcagaggaactcgatttttgcatcatgcttatgatggataaaggttaggtattcagcagatcatgtgtatactaagatgtgcaagcttcttgataaggatctctaaggcaagaatgcctatccactagagtaaaagcaatgaaagaaTCAGAGGgcacaagtttcaacaagtaaaagaagcaaggtgaagaggggtacgaagTACTTAGTTAGTAGAGATGAACATTATCTACAATTCAAGCAGAGAAGTATAAGCatttttgagttaccttcaacaataacaGGTGTATGCACAATCGTCCACACATATATCGATTATGCAATATAGGAGCTAGcagatatggtttaagagaaggacgggataccaggatctggctggggttagagtaacccaaatggtggatggattgtttgcgttagttgacatttctgaaggatattgtaaatatgctaatagatttccttgtgagacacccagatagtgcactctaaaatagtacagctagatatgagtactacaaagatggGCACTGGAAGCcttaaagggataaatattaccttagtatggctcccatcCCTGGTAGAAAGAGAATGTTAGGCAATTTGAGGAACCAACGGATGGAGTAAGAggggctaaaagcaaaagaatgttttgttagagtttttagaataaagtaatagacagaaatgttagcaggaaaataagaagagagttaatgaagcagtATGAGTAAAATGTGGTACATGGATGACAAT
The Nicotiana sylvestris chromosome 11, ASM39365v2, whole genome shotgun sequence DNA segment above includes these coding regions:
- the LOC104238735 gene encoding uncharacterized protein, which produces MAPYKAMYGRRYRSPIGRFEVGDSDLLGLDLVYQAIEKVNMIQEHLKTAKSRQKSYLDVRCRDLEFQVDDWKFIGDPSLVVPTEIIGVKDSLAYEEIPEAILDRQICKFKTKEIALVKVLWRNRKVEKLRGKPKRT